TAGGTGAGTTACAACGACTCTGGGATACCCCCACCGGTTACGGTCCGAAAGGGCAACAGTTCATTCCACATGTTGACCTCCCACAGCCTGTATTAACGGCCTATCAGACCCTAACCGCCGCCGCATTACAGCGACACCGTTAAAGCTTAAGTTCAACCAACGAATTTGATCCTAAATTCGTTTTTTTTAATGTCAAAAAAATAATTGGCACCTTTTTACGAATTTAACTAATGTCATACGGCTAAAATAACCGGCTATTCAAGCTAGTATTTTCAGTAACATTTCAATCTAAACAAAAAACTAGCTCAAAATCTGCCGAAATAACCGGCTAAAGATTGCGCTAGTTAACCATTCTGCTAAGCTAACAAGTAGCTACTTGTCCAAGGAGGACGCCATGAAAACTCGAAATTCTGCCTTTGAACTATTAAGAATTATTGCCATGTATCTGATTGTGCTTTATCATGCCACTTTCTGGGGGCCCTTAAATACGATTACTGAACTATCAGTTAACCGTGGCTTCACGCAATTATTTGCCGTCGGTGGTAAATTAGGCGTGAACTTATTCGTCATGATCAGTGGTTACTTTTTAATTCATTCCCACGCGACCCCCAAGAAATTAATCCCGATGTGGAAACAAGTGTTTACCTATTCGGCGGGCTTTTTCATGCTCTTTCTAATCATTAACCATGGTCAGTTTCAGCTAATGGCTTTATTACGCGGCCTGCTCCCCGTCATTTTCAACGAATATTGGTTTGTGACTGCCTATATCATGCTATATCTGTTAGCACCTTATCTAAACCAATTGATCAAGCAATTATCCCGCGTGGCCTTACTCAAACTAGTCGGCCTATTAGTTGGCTTAACCTCAATTTTGCCGAGTATTTTCCAAAATCAAACCGCCGTTAGTGACCTAGGCTGGTTTATTTTATTATATGTTATTGCGGCATACTTACGACTCTATGGCATCCCCACTAGCCTAGCCAGCAACCGTCGTTCTTGGCTATTTTTAGGGAGCAGTGCTTTTATCCTGGCGGGCTCTATCTTAACCATGGACTTGTTAGGGCAACGATGGCCCATTTTCCAAGGTAAAGAACTCCACTTTGCGGGTCAAGAATCCATTTTATTGCTCTTACTCGCAAGCGCCATCTTCATTCGTTTTATGCAACTCAAATCATTCAACAATCCATTAATTAATCGGTTAGCCACACTAACTTTTGGGGTCTATTTGAT
This genomic window from Lactobacillus sp. CBA3606 contains:
- a CDS encoding acyltransferase; translated protein: MKTRNSAFELLRIIAMYLIVLYHATFWGPLNTITELSVNRGFTQLFAVGGKLGVNLFVMISGYFLIHSHATPKKLIPMWKQVFTYSAGFFMLFLIINHGQFQLMALLRGLLPVIFNEYWFVTAYIMLYLLAPYLNQLIKQLSRVALLKLVGLLVGLTSILPSIFQNQTAVSDLGWFILLYVIAAYLRLYGIPTSLASNRRSWLFLGSSAFILAGSILTMDLLGQRWPIFQGKELHFAGQESILLLLLASAIFIRFMQLKSFNNPLINRLATLTFGVYLIHDNEFIRPLLWQHWVPEKTFYASALYPLQLLLSVLAIYLVASAIELGRQKLSSLWLHHKQRGV